From the Saimiri boliviensis isolate mSaiBol1 chromosome X, mSaiBol1.pri, whole genome shotgun sequence genome, one window contains:
- the PABPC5 gene encoding polyadenylate-binding protein 5 yields the protein MGSGEPNPAGKKKKYLKAALYVGDLDPDVTEDMLYKKFRPAGPLRFTRICRDPVTRSPLGYGYVNFRFPADAEWALNTMNFDLINGKPFRLMWSQPDDRLRKSGVGNIFIKNLDKSIDNRALFYLFSAFGNILSCKVVCDDNGSKGYAYVHFDSLAAANRAIWHMNGVRLNNRQVYVGRFKFPEERAAEVRTRDRATFTNVFVKNIGDDIDDEKLKELFCEYGPTESVKVIRDASGKSKGFGFVRYETHEAAQKAVLDLHGKSIDGKVLYVGRAQKKIERLAELRRRFERLRLKEKSRPPGVPIYIKNLDETINDEKLKEEFSSFGSISRAKVMLEVGQGKGFGVVCFSSFEEATKAVDEMNGRIVGSKPLHVTLGQARRRC from the coding sequence ATGGGGAGCGGGGAGCCTAATCCtgctggcaagaaaaagaagtatctGAAGGCCGCTCTGTACGTGGGTGACTTGGACCCAGATGTCACCGAGGACATGCTCTATAAGAAGTTCAGGCCTGCTGGCCCTCTGCGATTCACCCGAATCTGCCGTGATCCGGTGACCCGCAGCCCCCTGGGCTATGGTTATGTTAACTTCCGCTTTCCCGCGGATGCAGAGTGGGCCTTGAACACCATGAATTTTGATTTGATTAATGGAAAGCCATTCCGCCTTATGTGGTCTCAGCCAGATGACCGCCTAAGAAAGTCTGGAGTGGGAAATATATTCATCAAAAACCTGGACAAATCCATAGACAATAGGGCcctgttttacttattttctgcttttggGAACATTCTGTCCTGCAAAGTCGTATGCGATGACAACGGCTCTAAGGGTTATGCCTACGTGCACTTTGACAGCCTGGCCGCTGCCAATAGAGCCATCTGGCACATGAATGGAGTGCGGCTCAACAACCGCCAGGTGTATGTTGGCAGATTCAAATTCCCAGAAGAGCGGGCGGCTGAGGTCAGAACCAGGGATAGAGCAACTTTCACCAATGTTTTCGTTAAAAACATTGGAGACGACATAGATGATGAAAAGCTGAAGGAACTTTTCTGTGAATATGGGCCAACTGAGAGTGTTAAAGTAATAAGAGATGCCAGTGGCAAATCTAAAGGTTTTGGATTTGTGAGATATGAGACACACGAAGCTGCCCAAAAGGCTGTGCTAGACTTGCATGGAAAGTCCATCGATGGAAAAGTCCTCTATGTAGGGCGAGCGCAGAAGAAAATTGAACGCCTGGCTGAGTTGAGGCGGAGATTTGAACGGCtgaggttaaaagaaaaaagtcggCCCCCAGGGGTGCCTATCTATATTAAGAACTTGGATGAGACAATCAATGATGAAAAACTGAAGGaggaattttcttcctttgggtCAATTAGTCGGGCCAAAGTGATGTTGGAAGTGGGGCAAGGCAAAGGATTTGGTGTCGTCTGCTTTTCCTCTTTTGAAGAGGCCACCAAAGCAGTGGATGAGATGAATGGTCGCATAGTGGGCTCCAAGCCCCTGCATGTCACCCTGGGCCAGGCCAGGCGCAGGTGCTGA